The Arvicanthis niloticus isolate mArvNil1 chromosome 2, mArvNil1.pat.X, whole genome shotgun sequence genome includes a window with the following:
- the Mavs gene encoding mitochondrial antiviral-signaling protein isoform X3, producing MSGDSLIPSPHRQALSPQPSTGRREQEPELGGTNTANVDSVPIATYGPVSPTVSFQPLPRIAPRTNLLPGVTVSALSADTSLSSSSTGSAQEKGAGDQAKAATCVSTTPTDSFSSVSSSRLEPVNTMSSKLPISSKSTATMPSTVLTDRAPSKLPINSVYTGTVPSKVPASVAKAPANTIPPERNSKQAKETLKAPATVVTTGSNLTRPDGSSRSLYSGPEMSKPGVLVSQGEPFSACSSMDLAISSSSSWGSDPNHGPEENEYSSFRIQVDEGPSADLLGSPGPLDTQQPEEEEECYVSSVPWAKWLGVTSALLAAFLAVMLYRRRLAQ from the exons CTTCACCTCACCGGCAAgctctcagccctcagccctccaCAGGGCGTCGTGAGCAAGAACCAGAACTGGGTGGCACCAACACAGCAA ATGTTGACTCCGTTCCCATAGCAACCTATGGACCTGTGTCTCCAACTGTTTCCTTCCAGCCCCTTCCACGCATTGCCCCGAGGACAAACCTCTTGCCTGGGGTCACAGTATCAGCCCTATCTGCTGAtacctccttgtcctcctcttccactgGATCAGCTCAGGAAAAGGGGGCTGGTGACCAGGCCAAGGCTGCCACCTGTGTCAGCACTACGCCCACCGATTCTTTCAGCTCAGTGTCTTCTAGCAGGCTGGAACCAGTAAATACCATGTCTTCCAAGTTGCCCATCAGTTCAAAGTCCACTGCTACAATGCCCTCTACTGTGCTCACTGATAGAGCACCATCAAAATTACCCATCAACTCAGTGTATACTGGCACAGTGCCATCCAAAGTGCCTGCTAGTGTGGCCAAAGCACCTGCCAACACAATACCACCTGAGAGGAACAGCAAGCAAGCCAAG GAGACTCTGAAGGCTCCAGCAACCGTGGTCACCACTGGAAGCAACCTGACCAGACCAGATGGCAGTTCCAGGAGCTTGTACTCTGGGCCAGAGATGAGCAAGCCAGGTGTGCTGGTGTCCCAGGGCGAGCCATTCTCAGCTTGCTCTAGCATGGACCTTGCAATCAGCTCTAGCAGCTCCTGGGGCTCAGACCCCAACCATGGTCCAGAGGAGAATGAGTATTCATCCTTTAGAATCCAGGTGGATGAAGGCCCCAGTGCTGATCTATTAGGAAGCCCTGGGCCACTAGACACCCAGCAGCCCGAAGAAGAGGAAGAGTGTTATGTCAGTTCAGTGCCCTGGGCTAAGTGGCTTGGGGTGACCAGTGCACTCTTGGCTGCATTCCTGGCAGTGATGCTATACCGTAGGCGCCTGGCCCAATGA